Proteins encoded within one genomic window of Saccharopolyspora pogona:
- a CDS encoding YeeE/YedE family protein — MSTTATSATTAAAPPEAPQDEPQWVPLTVGAIAAVALVVAAAAVVGVKSALLAGLGLALGLTLFHSRFGFTSAWRQLVSVGQTSGVRAHLLMLGAASILFAPILAGGVTFFGAEPERNVSPIGLGLVVGAVLFGIGMQLGGACSSGTLFAVGGGNTLLVVTLFFFICGSVLGALHLPMWTSDAITFGSFSLAEDTGLGYFGALVVQLAVLGAIGFVATRWARRHNAPPAGRPPTSRGLWRVLRGSWSLWVGALLLAVLNAAVLLTRGSPWGITSAFVLWGSKALQALGVDVASWPYWQGERAASLAGPVLADSTSVLNFGIIVGALVASAASGAFVLAKRLPAKVVLAAVIGGLLMGYGARLAYGCNIGAYFSGIASFSLHGWAWGLLALAGTWIGLKLRPLVGLGVPRTTDSVC; from the coding sequence ATGTCCACCACCGCGACATCGGCCACAACGGCTGCCGCACCACCAGAAGCACCGCAGGACGAGCCGCAGTGGGTTCCGTTGACCGTCGGGGCGATCGCGGCGGTGGCGCTTGTGGTCGCTGCGGCCGCGGTGGTCGGCGTGAAATCCGCTTTGCTGGCGGGGCTGGGCCTCGCGCTCGGGCTGACGTTGTTCCACTCCCGCTTCGGTTTCACCTCCGCCTGGCGGCAACTCGTCTCAGTTGGACAGACGTCTGGTGTGCGGGCGCACCTGCTGATGCTCGGCGCGGCGTCGATCCTGTTCGCCCCGATCCTGGCCGGCGGCGTGACGTTCTTCGGCGCCGAGCCGGAGAGGAACGTCTCACCGATCGGGCTCGGGCTCGTCGTCGGCGCGGTCCTGTTCGGCATCGGAATGCAGCTCGGAGGCGCTTGCTCATCGGGCACGCTGTTCGCGGTCGGCGGCGGGAACACCCTGCTCGTGGTCACGCTCTTCTTCTTCATCTGCGGTTCGGTGCTCGGCGCCCTGCACCTTCCAATGTGGACGTCCGATGCGATCACCTTCGGTTCGTTCTCCCTCGCTGAGGACACCGGTCTCGGCTACTTCGGCGCGCTGGTGGTGCAACTCGCCGTCCTGGGCGCGATCGGTTTCGTCGCAACGCGTTGGGCACGGCGGCACAACGCGCCTCCGGCCGGCCGGCCGCCGACATCTCGCGGGCTGTGGCGCGTGCTGCGGGGTTCGTGGTCGCTGTGGGTCGGAGCGTTACTGCTCGCGGTGCTCAACGCCGCCGTGCTGCTGACCCGCGGCAGCCCGTGGGGCATCACCTCGGCGTTCGTGCTGTGGGGTTCGAAGGCCTTGCAGGCCCTGGGTGTGGACGTGGCGAGTTGGCCATACTGGCAAGGGGAACGGGCGGCTTCCCTGGCCGGCCCGGTGCTGGCCGACTCCACCTCCGTGCTGAACTTCGGGATCATCGTCGGCGCGCTCGTGGCATCGGCTGCGTCCGGCGCCTTCGTGCTGGCCAAGCGCCTGCCCGCGAAGGTGGTGCTGGCGGCCGTGATCGGTGGTTTGCTGATGGGTTACGGCGCGCGCTTGGCCTACGGCTGCAACATCGGCGCCTACTTCTCGGGGATCGCCTCGTTCTCGTTGCACGGCTGGGCCTGGGGTCTGCTGGCTCTGGCCGGCACCTGGATCGGCCTGAAGTTGCGGCCACTGGTCGGGCTCGGCGTCCCCAGAACCACCGACTCCGTCTGCTGA
- a CDS encoding bifunctional acetate--CoA ligase family protein/GNAT family N-acetyltransferase: protein MVWIRPTAATEESEVDEVGQRQEEIRQEQDYPRRWEADVVLSDGGTVHLRPIVEADADKLVAFHGRLSNRTRYYRYFGPYPRMSQRDVERFTRVDYVNRVALVALLGDDIVAVGRYDRLGEQQSAEVAFVVQDQHQGRGLGSILLEHLAAAARERGLRRFVAEVLVENSTMVRVFRDAGYQVSRAMEAGVVHLEFDIDPTEESVAVARAREQAAEARSVHNLLRPRSVAVIGASTDHAKIGHAVLTNLLTADFTGPVYPVNPEHRSVRGVRAYASVLDIPDEVDLAVVAIPAASVTGVLDDCLAKGVKTLVIVSSGFSETGPDGREVEREMVRAARVHGMRVVGPNALGVVNTDPEFRLNASLAPQLPGRGRTGFFCQSGALGVAILATATERGLGLSTFVSAGNRADVSGNDLLQYWQTDPATDVVLLYLESFGNPRKFGRLARRLARSKPVVVVKSGRNAVRLGLAATSVQIDETSVQALFEQSGVIRVESVAQMFDTALLLAHQPLPQGDRIAIVGNSSALGMIAADVAQAQQLELACDPVDVGASAGPEEFAAAVRDAALRSDVDALVTVFAPPVAVPGTAYARALREALQEAGVARSKPVVTTFLAAEGVPDELVVPGPDGTTGKGSVPSYPSPERSVLALARVTRYAKWRAAPQGHFVRPPEIDEDRARSLVDGWLAAGVTALSDDEAVQLLGCYGIHVVPFRLVTGVEAAAAAAEELGYPVALKSASDQLRHRNDLVGVRLDLGNAHAVRSAYADIQQVSGLDEVYVQRMAPRGISCVIDLTDDPSFGTLVSFGLSGVASELLGDKAYRALPLSDVDVSALVRAPRAAPLLAGYRGTEPADLAALEDLVLRVATLAEDLPEVRDLVLQPVLASPTGAVVAGARVGLGASPAALDAGPRRLR from the coding sequence ATGGTCTGGATCCGGCCGACAGCCGCGACTGAGGAGTCCGAAGTGGACGAAGTGGGGCAGCGGCAGGAGGAAATCCGCCAGGAGCAGGACTACCCACGGCGGTGGGAGGCGGACGTGGTGCTGTCCGACGGCGGCACCGTGCACCTGCGGCCGATCGTCGAAGCCGATGCCGACAAGCTGGTGGCCTTCCACGGGCGGTTGAGCAACCGGACGAGGTACTACCGCTACTTCGGTCCCTACCCGCGGATGTCTCAGCGCGACGTGGAGCGCTTCACCCGTGTCGACTACGTCAACCGCGTGGCGCTGGTGGCGCTGCTCGGCGACGACATCGTGGCGGTGGGCCGCTACGACCGGCTCGGTGAGCAGCAGTCGGCTGAGGTCGCGTTCGTGGTGCAGGACCAGCACCAGGGGCGCGGCCTGGGATCGATCTTGCTGGAGCACCTGGCCGCCGCAGCGCGCGAACGCGGGCTGCGGCGTTTCGTGGCCGAGGTGCTCGTCGAGAACTCGACCATGGTTCGGGTGTTCCGCGACGCCGGGTACCAGGTGAGCCGGGCCATGGAAGCGGGCGTGGTGCACCTGGAGTTCGACATCGACCCCACCGAGGAGTCGGTGGCCGTGGCCCGCGCCCGCGAGCAGGCCGCCGAGGCCCGCAGCGTGCACAACCTGCTGCGGCCGCGGTCGGTGGCGGTGATCGGTGCGTCCACCGATCACGCCAAGATCGGCCACGCGGTGCTGACCAACCTGCTCACCGCCGACTTCACCGGCCCGGTCTACCCGGTCAACCCGGAGCACCGCTCGGTGCGAGGGGTGCGCGCCTACGCCTCGGTGCTCGACATCCCCGACGAGGTCGATCTGGCGGTGGTGGCGATCCCGGCCGCCAGCGTGACCGGAGTGCTCGACGACTGCCTGGCCAAGGGCGTGAAAACCCTGGTCATCGTCAGCTCCGGGTTCAGCGAGACCGGCCCGGACGGTCGCGAGGTGGAACGCGAGATGGTGCGGGCGGCCCGCGTGCACGGCATGCGGGTGGTCGGTCCCAACGCGCTGGGCGTGGTCAACACCGATCCGGAGTTCAGGTTGAACGCGAGCCTTGCGCCGCAGCTGCCCGGCCGCGGCCGCACCGGCTTCTTCTGCCAGTCCGGTGCGCTCGGGGTAGCGATCCTGGCCACCGCCACCGAGCGGGGGCTGGGGCTGTCGACGTTCGTCTCGGCGGGCAACCGCGCCGACGTGTCCGGCAACGACCTACTGCAGTACTGGCAGACCGACCCGGCCACCGACGTCGTGCTGCTCTACCTGGAGTCCTTCGGCAACCCGCGCAAGTTCGGCCGGTTGGCGCGTCGGCTGGCCCGCAGTAAGCCGGTCGTGGTGGTGAAATCGGGCCGCAACGCGGTGCGCCTCGGCCTGGCGGCCACGTCGGTGCAGATCGACGAGACCAGCGTGCAGGCGTTGTTCGAGCAGTCTGGTGTGATCCGAGTGGAGTCGGTTGCCCAGATGTTCGACACCGCGCTGCTGCTGGCGCACCAGCCGCTGCCGCAGGGCGACCGGATCGCGATTGTGGGCAACTCGTCGGCGCTGGGCATGATCGCCGCCGACGTGGCGCAGGCGCAGCAGCTGGAGCTGGCCTGCGATCCGGTCGACGTGGGTGCCTCGGCGGGGCCGGAGGAATTCGCCGCCGCGGTGCGCGACGCTGCCTTGCGTTCGGATGTCGACGCGTTGGTGACGGTGTTCGCCCCGCCGGTCGCGGTTCCCGGCACCGCGTACGCCCGCGCCTTGCGCGAGGCGTTGCAGGAGGCCGGCGTCGCGCGTTCGAAGCCGGTGGTGACCACGTTCCTGGCAGCCGAAGGCGTACCAGACGAACTCGTGGTGCCCGGCCCGGACGGCACGACCGGCAAGGGATCGGTGCCGTCTTACCCGAGCCCGGAGCGGTCGGTGTTGGCGCTCGCGCGGGTGACCCGGTACGCGAAATGGCGCGCCGCGCCACAAGGCCACTTCGTGCGACCACCGGAGATCGACGAGGACCGGGCGCGGTCGCTGGTCGATGGCTGGCTGGCCGCGGGAGTCACCGCACTCAGCGACGACGAGGCGGTGCAGTTGCTCGGCTGCTACGGCATCCACGTTGTGCCGTTCCGGCTGGTCACCGGGGTTGAAGCAGCCGCCGCGGCAGCCGAGGAGCTGGGTTATCCGGTGGCGCTGAAGTCGGCGAGCGACCAACTTCGGCACCGCAATGACCTGGTAGGCGTCCGCCTCGACCTGGGCAACGCCCACGCCGTGCGGTCGGCGTACGCCGACATCCAGCAAGTCTCGGGGCTCGACGAGGTTTACGTGCAGCGCATGGCGCCGCGCGGGATCTCGTGCGTCATCGATCTGACGGACGACCCGTCCTTCGGCACGCTGGTCTCGTTCGGGCTTTCCGGGGTGGCCAGCGAATTGCTCGGCGACAAGGCGTACCGCGCGCTGCCGCTGTCCGATGTGGACGTGTCCGCGCTGGTGCGCGCGCCGCGTGCCGCACCGCTGCTCGCCGGGTACCGGGGCACCGAGCCGGCGGATCTCGCGGCTCTGGAGGACTTGGTGCTGCGAGTGGCGACGTTGGCCGAGGACTTGCCGGAGGTGCGCGACCTGGTGTTGCAGCCGGTGCTCGCCTCGCCGACGGGTGCGGTGGTCGCCGGTGCCAGGGTGGGCCTCGGGGCGTCGCCCGCGGCGTTGGACGCCGGGCCGCGTCGGCTTCGCTGA
- a CDS encoding acetoin utilization protein AcuC: MGSQCAVVWDESVLGYDLGGHHPLHPIRLELTMRLARSLGVLDGVEMIKPEPATDADLERVHTAEYMAAVRSAPLAGWEVGHGLGTDDNPIFDRMHEASALIAGASIRAAEQVVSGKSDRAVNIAGGLHHAMADRAAGFCVYNDCSVAIAWMLEQGVERIAYLDIDVHHGDGVQAAFYDDPRVMTISLHQHPLTLWPGTGFSTDVGSGAADGAAVNIPLPPGTGDADWRRAFHAVVPSVLDAFRPQVLVTQCGADAHREDPLADLSMTVDGQRATYQNLRELADSCAGGKWLALGGGGYSLFRVVPRAWTHLLATLLDRDVDPATTIPEDWIAHAVRLADNVPLPTSMTDGADPAFQRWSGVTASAVDTSIRDTRHAVFPLHGLDPADSRD; this comes from the coding sequence ATGGGTTCTCAGTGCGCGGTCGTGTGGGACGAGTCGGTACTCGGCTATGACCTGGGTGGGCACCACCCGCTGCATCCGATCCGACTGGAGCTGACCATGCGGTTGGCCCGCTCGCTGGGGGTCCTCGATGGCGTCGAGATGATCAAGCCGGAGCCGGCCACCGATGCGGACCTGGAGCGGGTGCACACCGCCGAGTACATGGCGGCGGTGCGCTCCGCGCCGCTCGCGGGTTGGGAGGTCGGCCACGGCCTGGGCACCGACGACAACCCGATCTTCGACCGGATGCACGAGGCGTCGGCGTTGATCGCGGGTGCCTCGATCCGGGCGGCCGAGCAGGTCGTGTCGGGCAAGTCCGACCGGGCGGTCAACATCGCGGGTGGGCTGCACCACGCGATGGCTGATCGTGCGGCGGGGTTCTGCGTCTACAACGACTGCTCGGTGGCCATCGCGTGGATGCTGGAACAGGGCGTGGAACGCATCGCCTACCTCGACATCGACGTGCACCACGGGGACGGGGTGCAGGCGGCGTTCTACGACGACCCGCGGGTCATGACCATCTCGCTGCACCAGCACCCGCTGACGCTGTGGCCCGGCACCGGGTTCTCCACCGACGTGGGCTCCGGCGCGGCCGACGGCGCCGCCGTCAACATCCCGCTGCCGCCGGGGACGGGGGACGCCGACTGGCGGCGCGCCTTCCACGCGGTAGTGCCGTCGGTGCTCGACGCGTTCCGGCCGCAGGTGCTGGTGACGCAGTGCGGTGCGGACGCGCACCGGGAGGATCCGCTTGCCGACCTGTCGATGACCGTCGATGGGCAGCGCGCGACCTATCAGAACCTGCGGGAGCTCGCGGACAGCTGCGCGGGCGGCAAGTGGCTGGCGCTGGGAGGTGGCGGCTACTCGCTGTTCCGGGTGGTGCCGCGCGCTTGGACGCACCTGTTGGCGACGTTGTTGGACCGGGACGTCGACCCGGCGACGACCATCCCGGAGGACTGGATTGCGCATGCGGTGCGGCTGGCGGACAACGTGCCGCTGCCGACTTCGATGACCGATGGGGCCGACCCGGCCTTCCAACGGTGGTCGGGGGTCACCGCGTCCGCGGTGGACACCTCGATTCGCGACACACGGCACGCGGTGTTTCCGTTGCATGGTCTGGATCCGGCCGACAGCCGCGACTGA
- a CDS encoding sulfurtransferase produces MHPLISTDDLMVELHRESPPTLLDVRWSLQGPPGQEFYDAGHLPGAVFVDLDTELAAEPGPAGRHPLPDPGDLEAALRRAGVDGDRPVVVYDADNGSVAARAWWLLRWAGHESVAVLDGGYAAWGEEGRPTTTDVPHPTEGGFRVRPGSMPVVDADAAARLAREGTLLDARAPERYRGDVEPVDPRAGHIPGARNAPFAAHMGDSGRWRSPEELAKHFADLGVDTEGPVGAYCGSGVTACSVLLALEHAGVSDPQRPAVLYAGSWSNWSADPARPAATGSEAG; encoded by the coding sequence ATGCATCCTTTGATCAGTACCGATGATCTCATGGTCGAGTTGCACCGGGAGTCGCCCCCGACCCTCCTCGACGTCCGGTGGTCGCTGCAGGGGCCGCCGGGCCAGGAGTTCTACGACGCGGGCCATCTGCCGGGTGCGGTGTTCGTCGATCTGGACACCGAACTGGCCGCCGAACCGGGTCCGGCGGGCCGTCATCCGCTGCCCGATCCGGGCGACCTGGAGGCGGCGTTGCGCCGGGCAGGTGTCGACGGCGACCGACCGGTGGTCGTCTACGACGCGGACAACGGTTCTGTCGCGGCCCGTGCTTGGTGGCTGCTGCGCTGGGCAGGGCACGAGTCGGTGGCGGTGCTCGACGGCGGCTACGCGGCCTGGGGGGAGGAAGGGCGGCCCACCACCACGGACGTGCCGCACCCCACAGAGGGCGGCTTTCGAGTCCGTCCGGGCTCGATGCCGGTGGTGGACGCGGACGCTGCGGCCCGGCTGGCGCGGGAGGGCACCCTGCTGGACGCTCGCGCGCCGGAACGCTACCGGGGCGACGTCGAGCCGGTCGATCCGCGCGCCGGGCACATCCCGGGCGCGCGGAACGCGCCGTTCGCAGCGCACATGGGGGACTCCGGTCGGTGGCGTTCACCGGAGGAGCTGGCGAAGCACTTCGCGGACCTCGGGGTCGACACCGAGGGTCCGGTCGGGGCGTACTGCGGGTCGGGCGTGACCGCCTGCTCGGTCCTGCTCGCGCTGGAACACGCGGGCGTTTCCGATCCCCAGCGACCGGCAGTGCTGTACGCGGGTTCGTGGTCGAACTGGTCCGCGGATCCGGCCAGACCGGCCGCGACCGGATCGGAGGCCGGATGA
- a CDS encoding metal-dependent transcriptional regulator: protein MNDLIDTTEMYLRTIYDLEEEGVVPLRARIAERLEQSGPTVSQTVARMERDGLLTVAEDRHLELTKAGRARATSVMRKHRLAERLLVDVIGLEWEHVHNEACRWEHVMSEAVERKLVKLLGGPTTSPYGNPIPGLDELGVDEVEAPADGDLQRIDEIARNGGGRAVIRRIAEHVQLDPDLMTELKEVGVVPGNEVEILSVVGPNKPIEVRGETGSTELPVGIAHAVMVRAK, encoded by the coding sequence GTGAACGATCTCATCGATACCACTGAGATGTACCTCCGCACCATCTACGACCTCGAAGAAGAGGGCGTGGTTCCGCTCCGGGCCCGAATCGCCGAACGGTTGGAGCAGAGCGGCCCCACGGTGAGCCAGACGGTCGCCCGCATGGAACGCGACGGGTTGCTGACCGTCGCCGAGGACCGGCACCTCGAGCTCACCAAGGCCGGTCGCGCCCGCGCGACCAGCGTGATGCGCAAGCACCGCCTCGCCGAACGGCTTCTCGTCGACGTGATCGGCCTCGAATGGGAGCACGTCCACAATGAAGCGTGCCGCTGGGAGCACGTTATGAGCGAAGCCGTCGAGCGCAAGCTCGTCAAGCTGCTCGGTGGTCCCACGACCTCGCCCTACGGCAACCCGATCCCGGGTCTCGACGAGCTCGGCGTCGACGAGGTCGAAGCGCCGGCCGACGGCGACCTGCAGCGGATCGACGAGATCGCCCGCAACGGCGGGGGGCGCGCCGTCATCCGCCGCATCGCTGAGCACGTCCAGCTCGACCCCGACCTGATGACCGAGTTGAAGGAAGTCGGCGTCGTGCCGGGCAACGAGGTCGAGATCTTGTCCGTGGTCGGGCCGAACAAGCCGATCGAGGTCCGCGGCGAGACCGGCAGCACCGAGCTGCCGGTCGGCATCGCGCACGCGGTCATGGTGCGCGCCAAGTGA
- the galK gene encoding galactokinase, giving the protein MNPADRAAALFADEHGGAPSAVWSAPGRVNLIGEHTDYNDGFVLPFALPHRTAVAVRPRPDRLLSVATLGSDGRLHRASPVAIDELSPGNPTGWVAYPAGVAWALRDAGFPLEGADLVIVGEVPTGVGLSSSHALECAVALALLDTAHQAPGEPNAPGLGDIARLVQRAENDFAGAPTGLLDQTASLACTAEHALFFDVRSGDSEQIPFDPRGVGLELLVIDTRVKHSHSESGYGQRRQGCERAAELLELKALRDVTIGDLATALPKLPEELQPLVRHVVTENNRVLTTVDELRVGRYAEIGPLLNASHASLRDDHRVSSPELDLAVDSALAAGALGARMTGGGFGGSAIALVPVDHRPGIERAIRDAFDGRHLAAPRSFTAVPSAGAGRDR; this is encoded by the coding sequence GTGAACCCGGCGGACCGCGCAGCGGCGTTGTTCGCCGACGAGCACGGCGGCGCGCCGAGCGCGGTCTGGTCCGCCCCTGGCCGGGTGAACCTGATCGGGGAACACACCGACTACAACGACGGGTTCGTGCTCCCCTTCGCCCTGCCGCACCGCACGGCCGTCGCGGTCCGTCCCCGTCCCGACCGGCTCCTGTCCGTCGCCACCCTCGGCAGCGACGGCCGACTGCACCGCGCATCTCCCGTAGCTATCGACGAGCTGAGCCCTGGTAACCCCACCGGTTGGGTCGCCTACCCGGCCGGTGTCGCGTGGGCCCTGCGCGATGCCGGGTTCCCGCTTGAAGGCGCCGACCTGGTCATCGTCGGCGAAGTGCCGACCGGCGTCGGCCTGTCGTCCTCCCACGCCCTGGAATGCGCGGTGGCGCTGGCACTGCTCGACACCGCGCACCAAGCGCCGGGCGAGCCGAACGCGCCGGGCCTGGGCGACATCGCGCGCCTGGTGCAGCGGGCGGAGAACGACTTCGCCGGGGCGCCGACCGGTCTGCTCGACCAGACCGCGTCGCTGGCCTGCACCGCGGAGCACGCGCTGTTCTTCGACGTCCGGTCCGGCGACTCCGAGCAGATCCCGTTCGACCCCCGCGGCGTGGGCCTGGAGCTGCTGGTGATCGACACCCGCGTGAAGCACTCGCACAGCGAGTCCGGTTACGGACAGCGGCGGCAGGGCTGCGAACGCGCGGCGGAGCTGCTGGAGCTCAAAGCACTTCGCGACGTGACCATCGGCGATCTCGCGACGGCCCTGCCGAAGCTTCCGGAAGAACTCCAGCCACTTGTGCGTCATGTCGTCACCGAGAACAACCGCGTGCTGACCACTGTGGACGAGCTCCGCGTCGGGCGGTACGCCGAGATCGGCCCGTTGCTGAACGCTTCGCACGCCAGCCTCCGCGACGACCACCGGGTTTCCAGCCCCGAACTGGACCTCGCGGTAGACAGCGCGCTGGCAGCCGGCGCACTGGGCGCCCGGATGACCGGCGGCGGCTTCGGGGGCTCCGCGATCGCGCTCGTGCCGGTCGACCACCGGCCCGGAATCGAGCGCGCCATCCGGGACGCATTCGACGGTCGGCACCTCGCGGCACCTCGTTCGTTCACAGCGGTACCCTCCGCCGGTGCGGGGCGGGATCGGTGA